A segment of the Candidatus Delongbacteria bacterium genome:
GAGTTGCGCAAGGTCCTGCGCGAGGCGCGTGACACGCGCAACGGAAAGCCCTGGTTCATCATCTGCCACACCGAAATCGGCCGCGGGATTTCCCAGGTCGCCGGAACACCCAAGGGACACGGCGAAGGCGGAGCCGCCTTTGCCGTGGAAGCCCGCGCCGCCATGGGACTGCCCGCCGAAACCTTCTTCGTCAGCCCCGAGGTGCGCCAGGCATTCGCTGGCCGAGCCGCGGAGCAGGTACAGGCCGCGGCGGCCTGGCGGACACGCTGGGCAGCCTTCGCGGCCTCGCATCCCGAGATTGCCACGCCCATCGACGCCGCCATCGCGCACCACCTGCCGGGCAATCTGCTGGAAGAGATTCCGCTGGCGGCCGAGGGGGGCAACGTGGCTACCCGGGTCAGCGCCGGCGAGGCCCTGAGCCATGTGGCACGTCAGGTCGACCTGATCATCAGCGGCAGTGCCGACCTGCACGGCTCCACACGCAACGTGATCGCGGGAGGAGGAGACTTCGGCCCCGACCAGCCCACCGGGCGCAATATCCGCTTCGGCATTCGCGAACACGCCATGGGTGCGATTCTGAATGGCATGGCCTACGACGGCATCATTCACCCCTCGGGTGCCACCTTCATGGTCTTTGCCGATTACCTGCGGCCCGCGATCCGGCTGGCTGCCCTGTCCGGTCTGCCTGTGGTCTACTTCTTCACCCATGACTCGGTGGGAGTTGGAGAAGACGGCCCCACCCACCAGCCCATCGAAACCATCAGTGCCCTGCGCCTGATTCCCAATCTGGACCTGATTCGCCCCGCCGATGCCGAAGAGACCGCCGGGGCCGTCTGTGCGGCATTCGAGCGTCAGGACGGCCCCACCGTGCTCTCCCTGAGCCGCCAGAACCTGCCCACCCTGGACAGCATTCCGCCCCGCATCCGCCGCCGTGGCACACAACTGGGTGGCTATATCGCCCGGGCCGAGGAGACCGATCTGGAACTGATCCTGATCGCCAGTGGCAGCGAACTGCAGCACGCACTGGCCGCCGCCAGCGAACTGGGCACGGGAGTGCGGGTGGTATCCATGCCCTGCATGGAGCGCTTCGCGCGTGAGCCCCATTCCTATCAGGAAACAGTCCTGCCCCCCGAGTGCACGGCGCGTGTGGCGATCGAGGCGGGCGTGGGCGAACTCTGGCGGCGCTGGGTGGGAGATCGGGGCCGCATCCTTTCGATCGAGCGCTTCGGCATGAGTGCTCCCGGAGACGTGATCATGCAGGAGCTGGGCATCACGGCAAAGGCCGTGATCGCCGCCGGGCGCTCGCAGCTGGGAGGTCGCTCGTGATTCTCAGCGACCTGACCCTCAAGGAAATGCTGGCCGATGGCCGGCTGTTGGTGGAACCGCTGGAAGAGCATTCGGTCCAGCCCGCCTCGGTGGACTGCCGTCTGGGCAGCCACTTCCTGGTGATCGAGCAGAATTCGATGGACGTGCTCAGCCTGGACAAGGAAATCATCTACCGCGAGTTCGAAGGTGACAGCATCACGCTGCCGCCCCACAGTTTTCTGCTGGCCACCACCATGGAAACCGTGCGCCTGCCCAACAATCTCACGGCCTTCGTGGAAGGACGCTCGAGCATCGGGCGCATGGGCCTGTTCATCCAGAATGCGGGCTGGGTCGATCCCGGTTTCGAGGGGCGCATCACGCTGGAGCTGTACAACGCCAATTCCCTGCCGATCCGTCTCCAGGCCGGACGCCGGATCTGCCAGCTGGTCTTCTGCAAGATGGACCGTGACACGCCCAACCCCTATCGCGGCAAGTATCAGGGCCAGTCGCGCTCGGTGGGCAGCCGGGTCTTCCTGGACGCGGACAACCCGGTCCTGCCGGGACAGCCCGAGCCCCGCCCGTGAAGGCGGCAACGTACACGGAACTGCTGGAGCAGGTGCGTACCCTGTGTCAGCAGGATCGGGCCTCCGCGCCCGAGGCCATCGTGGCCCTGCTCCATCAGCGACTGGAGGGCTGGGACTGGGTGGGCTGGTATCTCACGGATCCTGCCGATCCGCGCATGCTCGTGCTGGGGCCCTATCGCGGCGCCGCCACCGATCATACGCACATTCCCTTCGGACGCGGGATCTGCGGGCAGGCGGCCGAACGCGCCGCGAGCATCGTGGTGCTGGATGTGAGTCAGGAAGAAAACTACCTGGCCTGCAGCAGCGAGACCCGCTCGGAGATCGTGGTGCCCCTGCTGCACGAAGGCCGGGTGATCGGCCAGATCGATGTGGACAGTCATCGGGCGGGTCACTTCGGCGAACCCGAACGCCTCTTTCTGGAAGAGCTCTGCCGCATCGCCTGCCCTGTGTTCCTCGCCTGAGATCCGATCTGCCAAGCCACGGCCCCTGTCCTTGAAATGGAGGGCTGGGGC
Coding sequences within it:
- a CDS encoding GAF domain-containing protein; this translates as MKAATYTELLEQVRTLCQQDRASAPEAIVALLHQRLEGWDWVGWYLTDPADPRMLVLGPYRGAATDHTHIPFGRGICGQAAERAASIVVLDVSQEENYLACSSETRSEIVVPLLHEGRVIGQIDVDSHRAGHFGEPERLFLEELCRIACPVFLA
- a CDS encoding transketolase; the encoded protein is MPLSDALLGSAATIARGLAIDAIAACKSGHLGLPLGAAEIGAVLFGDILRLDPTQPRWLNRDRFVLSAGHGSMMLYAWLHLSGHDLSLDDLRAFRRLGSRTPGHPEFGHTAGVECTSGPLGQGVGNAVGMAMAARMLDARCRDGQEALLDYKVFCLLGDGCLQEGVTQEASALAGHHGLDNLVLLWDSNRVTLDAMASETQSDDTAARYRALGFDVREVDGHSIPELRKVLREARDTRNGKPWFIICHTEIGRGISQVAGTPKGHGEGGAAFAVEARAAMGLPAETFFVSPEVRQAFAGRAAEQVQAAAAWRTRWAAFAASHPEIATPIDAAIAHHLPGNLLEEIPLAAEGGNVATRVSAGEALSHVARQVDLIISGSADLHGSTRNVIAGGGDFGPDQPTGRNIRFGIREHAMGAILNGMAYDGIIHPSGATFMVFADYLRPAIRLAALSGLPVVYFFTHDSVGVGEDGPTHQPIETISALRLIPNLDLIRPADAEETAGAVCAAFERQDGPTVLSLSRQNLPTLDSIPPRIRRRGTQLGGYIARAEETDLELILIASGSELQHALAAASELGTGVRVVSMPCMERFAREPHSYQETVLPPECTARVAIEAGVGELWRRWVGDRGRILSIERFGMSAPGDVIMQELGITAKAVIAAGRSQLGGRS
- the dcd gene encoding dCTP deaminase; its protein translation is MILSDLTLKEMLADGRLLVEPLEEHSVQPASVDCRLGSHFLVIEQNSMDVLSLDKEIIYREFEGDSITLPPHSFLLATTMETVRLPNNLTAFVEGRSSIGRMGLFIQNAGWVDPGFEGRITLELYNANSLPIRLQAGRRICQLVFCKMDRDTPNPYRGKYQGQSRSVGSRVFLDADNPVLPGQPEPRP